Sequence from the Prionailurus bengalensis isolate Pbe53 chromosome A3, Fcat_Pben_1.1_paternal_pri, whole genome shotgun sequence genome:
ATTTGAGACAGAACTAATTAAAAGTTAAAGAGATAAACTTTATTAAGTCTCTTCCTGGCTCTGAAGTTCAGTGAcaataaccatatatatatatatatatatatatatatatatatatatatatattttttttagtggaAGTGTAAATTTCCCACAGGTTGGTATTCATGGTATTTATATCATTTATCTCctcgaattaaaaaaaaaaaaatagtgaatgaTAAAGTCTTAAAATAATACAAGCCCAGCAAAGAATGATGGCTCAGAAATGATTAATACGGGAAACTCTTCCAAAGGATTAGTGAAAAAAGAAcactcctttctttcccccacGGGTGAACTTTTGCCTTCTTTTTGAAGTTGACTGTTGGAAAAGCCAAAGGTGCGTAGACAGACAGAATGATAAATAGTTGATCCTCTGACATGTAGGCTGTGATAACAGTTGTgaaatttaacacatttttctttttacttgcaCTTGGCAAAAGGGccagtgaaatttgaaatttgacCTCAAATTAATTTAATCGTAGGCCATCACTCTGTCTTTACACCTGGAACATgttgtgcatttttttctctgcccatcagaagagacagagaggagccaGGAAAGGGCTGGGGAAAACCAActtaatatgaattaaaaaatgaaaagacttcCTTTTGAGGACAGTCTAAATTTTAGCATTTTACTCTGGAGAGATGCAGGAGGGTACAAAGTGCAGAATTCTGACTATATAGATCTTCCAAGCTGCGGGCCTCTTGTAGCTTGAAAGAGGTAGATTTcatacagggaaaaaaagaactgtattcTAGAATCCTAATAGATGTTAAAGGTGTTTGTTGGGGCTAACTCCTCTCTAAATGTCCTTTGCTGTCATTGTGAGACTTAGTATTATGTTTcattgcattgtttttttttccccattgtgtagtttctgatattttgatattacctacttgtttttttcttaatatttctttggTTTATTCTTGATATCCTCTCCAGTCTTATTTTGCATCCTTGACCCTCTCTATTGTCCCAATTTTGAGGAAACCACTTGAAGTTGCTCTATCCCCATGGTACTGTTTGCCCTTAGAAAACTACAGAATGGAGAAATCCTAATTTGGCCCTGGCATTGTTAATAGCAGCTCTGGGAATAAAGGATGCTGACCTGCCTTCTGCTATACTTCCACTTTCTAGCACACATCGATTCTCTAGCTATGGTTTGAAACTCCCAATTAGAAAAGCAAGCTAGCTTactaattaaaaataggggcattAAAAAATAGGGCATTGCTGTCAGAAGATTTCCTCTTCCAATTTTTGTTTGCCACTTAGGAGCCCTGTCTTCACAAATCACCTAACCCGGGTGCTTCAGTTTGCTCTTGAAGTTGTTGAGGGTAGATGAGATAACATGTGAGAAGCACAAGCCCCCCATTAAGCATGCAACCCACCCTCAACTGTTGAAAACCCTTGAAGGCATTGTATAGAATTTTAGTACTTTgcaagaatttgtttttaatttcatttgaggCCTGTGTTCATAATTACCTCATTCTCTTTTTGACATTTAAAGGAAGAGCCTAGACTGGATGTCTTAATCAACAATGCAGGGATCTTCCAGTGCCCTTATATGAAGACCGAAGATGGTTTTGAGATGCAGTTTGGAGTGAACCATCTGGGGCACTTCCTACTCACCAATCTTCTCCTTGGACTCCTCAAAAGTTCAGCTCCCAGCAGGATTGTGGTAGTCTCTTCCAAACTTTATAAATATGGAGACATCAACTTTGAAGACTTGAACAGTGAACAAAGCTATAATAAAAGCTTTTGTTACAGTCGGAGCAAACTGGCTAACATTCTTTTTACCAGAGAACTAGCCCGCCGCTTAGAAGGCACAAACGTTACTGTCAACGTATTACACCCTGGTATTGTGCGGACGAATCTTGGCAGGCACATACACATTCCACTGTTGGTCAAACCACTTTTCAATTTGGTGTCGTGGGCTTTTTTTAAAACCCCAGTAGAAGGTGCCCAGACTTCAGTTTATTTAGCCTCTTCACCTGAGGTGGAAGGCGTGTCGGGAAAGTACTTTGGGGACTGTAAAGAGGAAGCGCTATTGCCCAAAGCTATGGATGAGTCTGTTGCAAGAAAACTCTGGGATATCAGTGAAGTAATGGTTGGCATATTAAAATAGGAACAAGGAGTGAAAGAGCTATTTATAAAACTGGATGCCTTACATCTGTAATCAGAAATGGTGTGGCTTGAGTACTTGCTACTTGAAAACACAGCTTTGGTTTTACAGTAACTGCTGAGAGGTACATAAGGATATTTTGAAGGTactaaaaaagttattttctagagaacataaaatttcagaaaagttttaaatataagcaTAATGAGTGGTGTAATGAGCAAtagtataatgaatatataatgaacaattttataaattatgattGAGCAAGCATggattataaatattaaagaatccAGTGACTTAAACACCTTGAGAagttttttcaaatatctttctgAGTTTCATGGCCAaagtgttaaatatttatattgcaGTGCTGGTTTTTGTGTGAAAATAATATGCCTATTGTGTGCACGATTCTCACTTGGAATAAATTCAGTGATGCAAATTCTTaattgtgcatattttttttttacaagtttcaCTAAATTGTGTCCTTTATCATCTTATTAGCCTCCACTGATCTTGGTATGCCCAGTGTCTTCCCTTCCCACACATCTTGCATGCTGCATTAAGAAGTaatatttcggggcgcctgggtggctcagtcggttaagcggctgacttcggctcaggtcatgatctcgcagtctgtgagttcgagccccgcgtcgggctctgtgctgacaactcagagcctggagtctgtttcagattctgtgtctccctctctctgaccctccccagttcatgctcggtctctctctgtgtcaaaaataaataaacgttaaaaaaaaaattaaaaaagaagtaatactTCAAAAACCCTAATCTGTGTCACAGTGTCATATCCCTGCTTAAAAATATGTGGTGGTTTCCAATTGCCCATAACAGTGGGTTTCCAGCCTTTTTTTGTTAAGCTGCAGAATTCTTTCTTCAAAAGAAGtcttaaggggcacttgggtggttcagttggtttagcatccaactcttgatttcagctcaggtcatgatcccagggtcatgggatcgagcccgtgtcaggctccgagcacggagcctgcttgtgattctcttccTGTGCCCCTCAACCCCCaaccctctttcttctctctctaaaaaaacaaacaaataatacaaaacaaaaaagtcttaAGTAGAGAAACTTAATGGATAAAACAAGTAATTACAATACTTGTTAGTATTGTCTTCCCCCAAATATGTTCCTTTTGCTAATTCCTGAAAGGACTTAGCAGAATATGGTAGTTTATAAACTACTTCTATTTAAAGTTTAAACTCTTTAATATACATTTGAGACTATCCAGGAACTGGCCACAGGCTTAACTTGTCCTCTTAGTGTTgcccaatagaactttctgcaatgatggaaataatTGTGTCTGTGCTGTCCTGTGAGGTACACTCTAGATACGTGTGGTTTTTGAGTACTTGAAATATAACTGAGACCTGCATTTCTAATCTTATTTAAcattaatttagatttaaatagGCACAGGTGCCTAGTGACTAATGTCTCAGACAGGAATCTCTCTTCATTCCATTGTATAACCCAGTCATCAGTATAAATCAGTCATATGTTCACCTGCTTCTTGGCCTTTCCTTATATCGTTCCTTCAATCCCTGTAGGCAGAACCAGtcctttttctactttgttttcattGACTTTGGAGATTTACTAATTATTTGCTCAAAAATCCAGTTAGATAATTAGAATAAGAATtcttcaaggaattttttttttattttgttatattcttATTAGTGTTCCTTCCTCAAGAATCAAGTGTAGTACTTGACACACAGTAAACATTGAATAATGATGTTTGAATGAGTAATAAGTAATGGGTCAGTGGTGTGCCTAAGAATAAGTCTGAATAGGGCTATTGTAGGTATCTGTACTGTAACATCAGAAATAATAATTAGCATTTCTTTGTCTTAACCATCTCTTATTGGAAAAGGAATTGGGACAGAAAATGATGGACTGTACAATACTGAATTTAAGGACCATTTTGCTCAGGAGTAATCCTCGgttggttattatttttaagactatttaTATTATCTGGTTACCAGTATCAATTCTTTTCGAGAATGGCAGGACCTTGGCAGATTACACAGAAGATCTGTTTTCCGTTAGAGCACTGGGTTGTGCATCTGAGGAACACAGTGTTTGTATCATCACAGGTGTGCCTCTGCAGGTGTAGTGGGTATAGCTGCATCATgttctttgaaatgtatttttaaaaaatactccacAAAGAGACTTGCTGAACTTAGAAATATGGCAGGAAATACACCAGAATGCAACTTGGAGAAATGGAAGCTAATAAATCTGTCCTACACCTCGACTTCATTAAAAAGAGcgccttttttactttttttttcttccagttaatACCATCTTTTCTGGCTTCATTTTGATACCTGATGCTTTTCAGGGGAGTTGGGCCTTTTGTAAGAGTTGAGCCTTTCAGAGTTCTTGTTTGCGGCACCATAATAAAATAGGATATATTAATTTATCATGATGGAAAACTAGAAACTCATCTGGAAACACCAAGTATTTAGGTAAAATGAGCTGCCATTTGGAAGATGTCCTTCCCACCCCGTGTTGTATGGAATCGAGGGCTAATAGCTATAGTATGACTAGTTAGATTTTGAAGATTATTATTAAACTCTTCTGTTCTGCTGACTTCTAACCATTTCACTGGgcaaagaaatgagcaaaatgcAATTCTGTTCCGCTGATACTTATTCTCACCCTTAGCAAAATATTGTTAGAAGTGTGCAGTGTGCCAGATGATGCAATAATTGGGTTAGAAACCCATTTTCATGTTGGTTTCTGGCTTCATCTTTTGAAATGTTGCCTTCTACATCAAGCAACTTGTTCTGAAAAGAAGTGAACCTGCTAGCTTTTCTGCCTCGATTCTACTCAGAGTAACTATTTTGTATAGGCGGTTCCCAGTAGCATTTAAATGGGAAAGGGATCTCATGGCATAAAGACACCACCACATCAGATTCGATTAACAGCTCAACTATCCAGTTCTCCCTGAGACACTGGCTAGACACTTAACCTCCTTGAGCTTCTGTTTTCTTGGCTCTATCATTCAGATAATCCTTTAAAGGACTGTGCAGTGAATATATTAGAGTACgtaaataaagcatttagcaaagtgcctggcacataataggcactcatCCATTTCCCCTTCCCAAATGCACctgatcattattattaatggtaatagtaattaataatagtaatgttTATATGAGTTCGTATGATGGAAGCAAAACTAAaccaagggtcagcaaactttttacAAAAGGCCAGActgtaaatatttaaagtcacTAGGCCATATACAATCTGTGgtacatgttctttttcttttatgatcctttaaaaaatgtaaaaaccattcttagctcatgcAGGCCAGACCATTATATTTATGCAACAGCCCAATGGACTAACTAACTCTTCTTCTCTTTCAGACACTGTGCATGACAGCGGTTCTTGAGGGTGCTGTAACACCAGTTTCTTTGTGTGGCTCCTGTTGTTTCTTCATATCATTTCTAACCTTGTATGACTATTTGTTTGGAGCCCAGGAAGTCTAgagagtgtattttttaaaacctctctcCAGCTATCGATTCTGGTGTGAGGAATCATAGTTATCCGCCTTCAACTCTCTCCCCTCACAAACCTGCTGAGCCTGGCCAGAGATCTGAGGGAACctctatttgaatatttaattgaTTCCAAATGTCCTAAGGAACACTGAAGAGAGAACATGTTACTAATCACCCTTCAGGAGCTTGGCCCCTACAGACAGCTTCAGATGTTTCACAAAGCTTATCTGGAGAATAGGGAGTTAAATTAGTTACAGGTTAACATGGAGGGAGTAGTTTATTCCTAAAGGCAAGTTAGGTGGAGTGCTCCATTTTGCACCACCAGTAAGGAAGAGTTTTTGCTAAATTAGATATATCACCAAAGTACAGAGAAGCACCTTTAACCGACCATTGACTTACTGTAATTACTCCACTCTTGTAAAACATACTGACTGATACCCATACGGTGCAAATGCTCTAGGCTGGCAGGGCACCTCTGGCTCAGAATTCTGCTCCCACCTGTTCTATCATATATTTAGGAAGAGTGAGTTGTAGAGCATTCATGTATtcacttaacagatatttattgaatgcctattatgtgccaggcattattctaggctttggggaggcagggggcaacaaagaaaacacaaccaAATCTGTGTGTGTGGGTTAGTTGTGCACTATTATTAATCATAATAGAAGTTATTCATCATAATACAAACCAATGAAATATGAGCACAAAGAGAAAGAACTTCTATGAAAGGTAAGCTGAGTGCTTTCTTACAATTAAATGAGGGCAGATCGCTAGAAACTTGCTGTTGAATAAAGTTTCAAAACACCTgtcaaatactaaaaatatatttataaaaatctaaaagGTGTCTATATTTAGTGCTTTGCAGGTGACTTTCAACtttgactccattttattttattttttttaaatttttatt
This genomic interval carries:
- the RDH14 gene encoding retinol dehydrogenase 14 isoform X2; this translates as MALVATVAALLAALGGALWLAARRFVGPSVQHGGGDSGLMHGKTVLITGANSGLGRATAAELLRLGARVIMGCRDRARAEEAAGQLRRELRQAGGPGPGSDAGEAGELVVRELDLASLRSEEPRLDVLINNAGIFQCPYMKTEDGFEMQFGVNHLGHFLLTNLLLGLLKSSAPSRIVVVSSKLYKYGDINFEDLNSEQSYNKSFCYSRSKLANILFTRELARRLEGTNVTVNVLHPGIVRTNLGRHIHIPLLVKPLFNLVSWAFFKTPVEGAQTSVYLASSPEVEGVSGKYFGDCKEEALLPKAMDESVARKLWDISEVMVGILK
- the RDH14 gene encoding retinol dehydrogenase 14 isoform X1; this translates as MALVATVAALLAALGGALWLAARRFVGPSVQHGGGDSGLMHGKTVLITGANSGLGRATAAELLRLGARVIMGCRDRARAEEAAGQLRRELRQAGGPGPGSDAGEAGELVVRELDLASLRSVRAFCQEMLQEEPRLDVLINNAGIFQCPYMKTEDGFEMQFGVNHLGHFLLTNLLLGLLKSSAPSRIVVVSSKLYKYGDINFEDLNSEQSYNKSFCYSRSKLANILFTRELARRLEGTNVTVNVLHPGIVRTNLGRHIHIPLLVKPLFNLVSWAFFKTPVEGAQTSVYLASSPEVEGVSGKYFGDCKEEALLPKAMDESVARKLWDISEVMVGILK